The segment TCGTCGGCAATCACCAGAAGATCTTTTTCCACTGCAAGCTCTGCAAGTCCCTCCAGTGTCTTTCTGTTTAAAACTCCTCCTGTAGGATTATTCGGTGTCACAATCACAAGAGCCTTTGTCTTTTTTGTCACCTTGCTGCGAAGCTCATCCAGGTCGATCTGATAATTATGTTCCTCCGTCAGAGAATATGTAACGGGAACCGCCCCCAGAAGCTTCGGTACATTCAGATAATTCATCCACACCGGGTCGGGAACCAGAATCTCATCGCCTTCATTTAAGATTGAGCAGAGTGTGTCGAAGACCGCCTCCGACAATCCCACTGTAACCAGGATTTCATCTGCACAGTAATTTACATTGTTCTCCTTCACCAGTTTTTCAGCGATAGCCCGGCGAAGCTCCATCGTTCCAAAATTGGATGTATAAAATACATCGCCGTCCTCCAGAGCCTCTATACACGCCCTTTTGATATATTCCGGCGTATCAAAGTCAGGACGTCCCAACTCAAAGTGAAGCACCCTCTCTCCGTTGCGTTCCATGGCCAGGGCCTTTTCATTTACCTTCCTGATCCCAGATGGAACCAGCTTATCCATTCTCTCTGCTGTCCTCAGTTCCATATTTGTTCCTCCTTTTATCCCGCACCGTTTTCTTCGGCCCGATCTGGTTCTCCCGTTTGGGAGCTGATTGATTCTGTTCTCTGCCTGCAGCCGTTTTGCCGGTTGACAGTACTACATGTATCCGATATGATGATACTGTTTCATTCTTCCGCTCCTTTCTGTCTGAACCATCTGTGTTTTTCTTGTCCTTATTGTATAAAGAGGAGGCGGGAAAGTAAAATACGTAAAACTTAAACGGTTTATCTCTGATTTGTTATAGACATGCATATGGCTGCAGACAGCCGTCTGCAAGGAGGATTTGATATGCTTGATTATAAGGAATACATCTGTGCCATCAGCGAGGAAAAGAGCTTTTCCAGGGCAGCTCAGAAGCTCTATGTATCTCAGCCATGGCTCAGCTCAGTAGTAAAAAAGGTAGAGCAGGAGATAAAAATACCTCTTTTTGACCGCAGCACTACCCCCATCTCCCTGACGCCGGCAGGGGAATACTATGTGGAACAGGCCAGAAAAGTGATGGCCATCGAGGATGAAATGCGCCGCCATTTCCAGGAGCTGAGC is part of the Clostridium sp. M62/1 genome and harbors:
- a CDS encoding pyridoxal phosphate-dependent aminotransferase — its product is MELRTAERMDKLVPSGIRKVNEKALAMERNGERVLHFELGRPDFDTPEYIKRACIEALEDGDVFYTSNFGTMELRRAIAEKLVKENNVNYCADEILVTVGLSEAVFDTLCSILNEGDEILVPDPVWMNYLNVPKLLGAVPVTYSLTEEHNYQIDLDELRSKVTKKTKALVIVTPNNPTGGVLNRKTLEGLAELAVEKDLLVIADEIYERLIYDGEKHISIASLPGMKERTFTMNGFSKAYSMTGWRIGYVAAPKEYIAVLNKIHQHNTTCAPSFVQKAAIAAFREETDEVENMVREYEERRNCAVKAINSIPGLSCLTPKGAFYIFINIKALGHSSAWMAEYLLNEAKVALVPGDVFGPGGEGYLRLSFAASMDAVREGCLRIAEAVKKLQEGEA